acaaaatgtgtataCCAGCGCCTCTAAAGCTCACTGATTAACATGTCGTTTCTTATTTGTCTGACTACTTCTTGGCTGCACAAAGTATGTCATGCAGTCCTGTTGTCACGGTTAGAAAGGCTGCCAGGCAACCAGCAGAGAACTGGATGCTCTTTTTACAAATACCGTGTTTGCACAGTCAGGCAGGCTGTTTTCCTGTGTTCttagtcttaatgctaagctaagctaaccgatGTTGACTGgagttttatatttatttagcgTAGAAATGTCTTCCAGCATAACTCTCTAAATAAGCGAACAAATAAGCTTATTTCACATAATGTAAACAATTGATTTAACCTGAATTGACTGCATGTTTCTATGTAAAGCTACGGAAGGAATCTAAAACCCACACAATGCCCTCTAAGGTAGACTATGAATCAAAAGCACTGCAAATCAAagttgaaaaatgaatgttgtgATCCAGTGCGTCATTTATATTCTTGGAATGTGTTTTCCTGTGGCACTCATTGACACAAATTACTGCAATGTGGCCtcttcattttgaacataaTTTTCCGTGACATGACAAGGTGGAATAACAATACTGCCAAAGCAATTGTTAAAAcaaggctctctctctctctgacagttCTTCATTGTCCTGCTGATAATTCTCCTGGCAGAGCTGATATTGCTCATCCTGTTCTTTGTGTACTCAGATAAGGTAAGTCAGCATCGTTTTTTCAAATTATGGCCGTCATTGTTCCAGTAAACTCTGCACCATTCTTCCTTAAGTAGTCTACACCGTTTACATGCGCTGTGGCGGTTGTTATGCCCACATTACAGCTTAGTCTTCGCATACAAAATATTGCCCAAGCAACTGCAAGGGCTATTGGTATGAACATGTCTATGTCCAGTTGCCGCTGGACTATCTGAGCTTTCTTGGGTTACATTTCTCAGACAGGAAGTTGACTTATTTCCATGCAGCCATTGATCCAGCAGTCAAAGGTTAAGCTGCAAAAAGCATCCCAATGCCAACCAGTTGGCTCCCTGTAAATGGCCTCAGGCGCATATTCCCATGACCCCCGCATGGGCTCAAGGCAGGTGACGGCCTCTGTGGTGGCAACAGATGACTCTATGTAAAGCTCTGGAGATCACTGACATCCATGAACTGACATAAGGTTCTCCTCAGGTTAATCAAATGGCCCCACAAATGTTTTAATCCGGAACATGACAAGTGTCTTGCGGATGCACGGCGATGAagacttctctctcttttctgttttcaagGACTCATCGTTGATAGATCTGTCTAATATATATATGCTCAAAGCCCTCCAGCTGCCAAATTCTTACTCTTTGTTCTGAGGTTATTGCTCAAACTTTTTGCTCTGAGGCAGATAAAGGAATTAATTTAACAGCCAATCCATTCTCAGATTTGTATCAGGACTCGGAGGCACACACAGTCCGGAGTAAATATGCCTGTTGCCTTATCTCAAAAATATTGCTGGCTTAACttttggaggaggaaaaaaaatccaaactctGATCCCTAGAATTTAAATAGAGATTCTTGACTTCGCAGCGGTGCATTCCCATCACCTGTGAAGTCTGGAAGCGACAGCCAAGCAGGGCTGAGGATTTCTCAAACGTGAGGTTTAATGAGTCTGCATTAGTGTTGGATAGGGCATCACCCCGGGAGATCCGCCGGATTCAACGCAACAATGATGAATAGCAAACTTATTCGGGGGGGGTGAAATAAAGATAATGCTAATCGCTAACCAGCACATTACGCTAATTGGTGTTCGCAATGTCATCACAGCAAATGATGTCATCCGAGATGCCGTTTTCAAACTTCTCGCAAACAGGAGGACAGCGCTGACGTTGAACGTCCCGATTGGATGAAGAGCAatcgctgtgttttttttcttctcttctctgtacTTGCCTCTCCCCGGTGAGATTTAGTATGCTGCGTtatcctctcctcatcctctcctacAGGCTGTGATCAGAGGAATCACTAATTCACTGTTCCTATTTGATCTTCTAATCACAAGGCATTTATTAACAAGTCTGGAAGACGTACATAGTTGGCATCTTTTCAATGTGTATCGGCGGAGGCCTGCAAACAGATATTTCAGTTGTTCGAATAGGTCATCTTTAAGTCATGATCGATGCGTCTACAAAATGTGATGTTTCCACACAAGCTCTGGTGGCTGTGTAAGGAAGAAGCGAACATATAGTATCTGGTTTTGCTggagaaacacattttattcacgCCGCCACCTTATTTCTGCATTTCCACCAGTTTAGTTCTTGTTAAATGTCCCAAACCCAGCAGTGTGGTCTCGAGGTGTGGCTCATGTGCAGGTACCGCTCTTTCCCTCCACAGCCCAACGGCATGAAGCCATCCAAAGGCCGCAGCGTAATGAAGCTGGGCCCGCAACCAGCTGACGGCTCGGCCACAAACCAGATTACAGACTTTTCAAACGCGTCTTTGACGACGTGACCTCATTGTGCCTCTGTCGATCCAACAAGCCTCGCCTCGCCTAACCAGCTCAGAGTGCGAAAACAGAACCTGGCGAGCGGAGGAGGGGAAGCCTAAAGAGTatgttcatgtgggtgtagggAGAAGGTGAAATGCAGGGGAGGGAATAATTTAACTAGCATCTAGTCATGTGTTGCATTGGTTTTCATGCAGAATTATGTCCAATCCTCGGCCACGCTTTATTCCGTTTCCAGACCAATTACAGAGAAGTGGCGGGGGCCTTCCCTTCGCTCGGTTGCGTGCCACAACCTCAGGCTACCCGGCACAGGCCTGCTGAGCAACTTGGGGAACTAAGTATGCTTTTTAATGATGTACTGTTGGAGACCTCTTGCTGTGATGCTGCTCCTCTCCGCATCATTTATTTCGCATTCCGGGCAGTTAGCTGACACACTTCTCCAGATTTGAGCCATGAGAACAACAGCGAAATACTATTAGCTTCGGTTCCTCAGGGGCCCTCAGAGAGTCAAAGAACGTGACAATTACAGCCAGTGTGACCACACAATATACAACACAAGTCCTTTTTGGAGCAGAGTTCAATTGGATGTAAAATAGTAAGATGTTGTGGTTCACGTGACTTCAAAGATGTGCTGTGAATGTCACTTTAGTGTTTGGTTATTCGCTAAGACTCGTTCCATACTGTTGAACAGCTAGCTGGAGACACCTGCTTTCTTTTACTTGAGGAAAAAGTCAGATAAGTGACACTTAGTTGCGCAGCTGTTTAAGGTTTTCACCTCGTCGACCATCTTTAACTTTTGGACCTCAAAACTCACCTCGAGTGTAACCCAAAATACTATGACCTAAACGTTACGGTACATATAAGCCATAACCTTTAATACCATATGATTTCACGTGAACCATCCAGGGAATGTACCGGCTTTTCTGTCAGCGTATTGTGTTAATCTGCTCTGATATTCTAGGAGGGTAATTACAGAGCATATAATAAAGTAAAGCCTTGAAACGGGGGAATCAAACATTGTTTGAAGATTGTAATCCCTCAAAGAGATGAATAGTCATTTGTAAAAGGTATATTAAACTCACGCAATACACTAATTGATCTTTTATACGCCTATTACACCACTGTAAACTAATATATAGGATGATTCTTTAGAACTGTAAATTGTTTTCCAAGAGAGCAGTTGTTAACAGTCGTCCTAAGAGGCTAAATTAAtgctaataaataaaacattctttacttataaatgaataaaataaatattccttAAAGGATAAAAAGAACTGAAAAACCAATGAAGAGTATCTCCATACTGCACCTCTCTGTGAGTTCAGTACTAACTGGCTGTCTTGTATTATTACGGCGTTGCAAGCAGACGGATCAGACATTCCACCACCCACTCGCTGTTCTCGGCTTTTGTGCAGGAAACACACCAATTAGAAGCGGCAGCCCATTCCTTCAATCATTGCGTCCACCTGTAATATATGCACGAATCCATGTGTTTCCACCTTTCTGTGACCGTGTTCGCCCTGCTGAGGCCTTTTAGATGTACAGTACGTGATGAATGCACCACCTTGTTTAACCCGAGCAGCCCGGAGGAGAACACAAGATGATCTGTGTAAACAGAAGCATGATCATTGTCTCAGGGAGTTGTGAGTGGAACACATCTGAGATGATGCACAGAAAAGTAACCTGGAGTTAGTGCAACCCCCATACTTTGTCGAAGTCTGTTATTTGTGAACAACAACATGAGGTTTCAGTCAAGTGGATTTTTCCCCCATCTGGAAAAATAAGACACAACACAGAATGTGTATGAATCTGCTCCTTTTCACAGGGAGAGTTGCATGATCAAATCCATGTTCGTTGCCGGGATCCCGGTTCTGCTTCTCATTAGCAGTAAATGTGGATCATCGAGTTACATTTTCAGGCTGTAACAAAGACTTTCGCACATTAAACAGAAGAAACGCAGAGACTGATCGGCGACTCggaagatgatttttttttattgttgttattgtagcACCTCCTCCCCGACCCTCTATGCTCTCTAGTGACTAGTGTTAGCGCGGGGAGTCGGTAATGAGCATGCAGCATCACAGCCTGGATGGAGAGGAAAAGATAAAGCATAGAAACAGTGGCAGAGATTGATGATGCTGCTCTCAGTCTCATATTCCCGCACAAGGAAATATTGGCGAGGGCCTGCAGCCCGAGGTGCACCGCACAGATGTGCTGCTCTGCATCAGAAAAGTCACCGAACAAGAAGGAGGAGCGCCATTTCAAATGATACAAATCTTCAATTCAACGGTCTTAAAGGATGTTTCGAATGGGCTTTGCATGATTTGCAATAACCAAAGCATATTATTGCCTAGGAAACTACTTGGTACTTTTCCTGTGCCATTGAGCTCACAAACCAGGTGTTTAAGGGCAATTCTGTTTTTAGATTGTATTTCTTTTAGAAAATCAGGATCCCTCATTATCCACGAGGTTgcagaaattttaaaaaaaaagcagaaagcagcttgttGTGTCAGGCGGTGACAGCCATCATTTGGCTTCACTTATTTTGGGGCGTATAAGGTGAGGTGTTAAGCTTTAACTATTAATGCAGGTGCACTCCTTTTGTTGTAAAATAACTAGTACTTTATAGATGTGTGCTTGGTACTACAGTAATAATTATCCCACGTCTGTCTGAAGCGCCTCTCAATCTGTCCTTGCAGTTAGCAAAACCCCCACGGGCAGTGCAAACTGCAGGCAAGCTGAAGCTCTGATTTTGTATCTCATTAACACCTTCAATGAGATATTAATCGCCGTCAGACATGCCACAACCCTGAGCATATTATTGGGGTTCAGTCAGGAGGAAAATGATGTGCTAGCGGCGCATGACGTGTGTCAGATCCGCTGTAGTGGGGTCActtttaaaaggtaaaaagaaagaaaaactaccTCCTAACTAAGCCGCTATCAGTTTTATTCACAAGAAGGACATCCTGAAGAATTCTATTCAATCtgtgaaaagggaaataaaaaaagatgtagaCAATGAATGCATCCGCACTAACATTTAAGCTTCAACTGCCTGCTCCGATACGAAGCATATGATGGATATTTCAACTCAATTAACGATTCTTCAAAGGACCCCTTTGATGCAAGGTCTCTAATACCGGCGGGTGTTTGTCTTTTTCGTCTTCAGGTGAGCGAGAACGCCAAGCAGGATCTGAAGGACGGGCTGGCTCTCTACAACTCCGACAACAACATAGGCTTACGAAATGCCTGGAACATCATCCAGGCCGAGGTAGACACGTCTCACGCCATGCATTACGTCAAGTGTTCGAAAGAATCTGCATGAAACAAATGCATACGGTACACTAAAATATTCCAGCTAATGTAGTTCCTGGCTTCGCAGTGGCTTTATGCAACTTCAAAGTCAAAGTCTGCTGCGCTTCATTATTGCAGGgaccaatcatcatcatcataatcctGGTCACGTTAACGTTAGTTTGGGGCCTCTGAGGTCGGGAAGCGTAAATTCATCTTTTGTGCGACGTGTGCTTGGCCTTCACAGTGGAAGTGCTGCGGTGTGATCGCGTACAGCGACTGGCACGAGGCCCTGCAGGAGAAGATGGTACCAGACCGCTGCTGCCAGGAGCATTACCAGGACTGCGGGAAAAACTCAACAAATATGTTCTGGAACAGGGTGAGTTCATCTGCTGTAATGGGTTTttggtttattcatttgttgTATGATCTACACATCCAGGCTTAACTTACATAAACCAAAtgtaaagagacacaaaacgtACAGAGAGAGATGCAAAACGACCAAAAAGAGATATTTTGCTGGCTGTattctgtgtgtacattcacAAGGGACATCACAGCCACACATCTCCTTCGGTCCATCTGCACAGTAGTTTAAAAGTTTTTGTCTTACAGCTGATCGCAATGTATTTGTTTCCATTATGCATTAAAACACAGCACCAATCTCCCTCCACTATGACTCTAATCAGCCACATTTGGTCTGGCATGTGCTTATTTAGCGAGTCCAAAGAGGTGGATTAAAAACCTGAAATGAGCTCTAATCGAATTGCCAGTACGGGAATAGGCAGACATTGAGCTGGCCCATTGGGAAAGCACAGTTTTTAAAGCTTGTGTGTGTAATCCTGCCCAGAGGAGACGGCCGCACAGTTACTTTTACATGCTGCATCAGCACCCACCCTTAAGAAGGGGCTCCGCCTCGCagcttcccccccacccccacctccctgcCAGTGAGTGACCCTTGAATGAACCAAGGTGGTAATACATTTAACAATATATGTGGCCCATAAGTCTGCATATAAAAGTCACCACTCATGGGCCATTCCCCCGTTTTAACACCCCACCTGGTGGTGTATTCAACCGAGGGGATATCCCATATGCAAGGGATGCATTCGAGTGGGAAAGCGTGAACAGGGTGGTTGGGATGACCCAAAACAGGCGGCAAGTGAAATGGACGTGATTCTCCTGCCGCATGGGAAATGCACTTTTCTCTTGTTGTTGTCTTGTCTTCACAAGCTTGTGCTTCATCTCAGGGCTGCTTTGAGAAAGTGGAGGAGTGGCTGGATGACAACAAGCACCTGCTGGGAACCATAGGCATGGTCATCTTGGTAGTGCAGGTAAGAGGCTTAGTGATAAATTGCTCTTCCACTCTTCATTTCTTCGTGCTTCTCTCCCTGTTTCTCTTATTAATGTTTTCTGTGTaggtgcatttgtttgtgtctaCCTGTCTGTGTGCCTTCCGTGGCCTCTttacctccatcttctcctgagAGAGTCATAAGGATTCTTCTCAGTGGGCGTTGCGGACACCCACTCATCTTGAAATATTGAAGCAGCCGTCTTCTGCACCCTGATCCTGTCTGGGAAAATCAAAGCCACTAGGCGTACAGCCTAAAGGGATGTAGTCAGGTATAAGGAGCTCTCAGCTGAGACACTGAATAggaagggaggggcgggggggggtagatATTCCTCCTATAAAAGATCTGCTTTACATCCATCCCTCTTTGTACGATGACTGTCACTGCCACTGCAGTACTGTTCCCACGTAGTTGGAGGTTGTGTCCTACAAGTGTCTGCAAACTTTACTTTTCCCTCATCTCTGCATACATTTAACTGCTGCTTTAACTTACTTTGAACATACCTTCAGAGTTATCATCTGTCCCGGGAGGATGGTGTTTCACCCGTTCTTAGTTACCTTCAGCACAAATTTAGATATGTTGTCCCCTTGAGTGATGTTTGCAGTTGTATGTCGCATGcatcatttgacttttttaatAAAGTCTGCTTAAATTGAGGTTTTACCTGTAAATATCATGTTGactgtttttaaattgtttcaCTCTGGTTTACGTAATGAAAAATATCCCCTGCTCTCTGCCTTTTCCATTTTCATCTTtttggctgcccccccccctgccctcacTCTCCGGTTTGCTTATTCATGAACCATTTTTCATTCAGAGCCAGGTGGCCTCGCTGTGAAATCGCTGCGTTGAGTTTTATAAGATGCttcttcatttcaaatgtcCTTGGGAAAAGATCGTGCTTAAGGCCTGTGTTAAAGTTCACGCCACCCACTGTTCAGCATTACTGTTTACATTTGTCGATACAAGATCACTATGTATCACTATGTATTCATGACAAGATCACACGCTTCCCGCATCCTTCCAAACTCACCGACCTTCTgcaaacacgtacacacaggCTGCGGTCAGAAAGTTATTTTTTCTCAAGACTGTTTTTAAGTGAGTGAAATGACCTGGAGGCGTCTCAGCGCCCCGTTATGATAAGAGCTGTTCAATCATCTAAATGCTTAAGGAAGACTCTTCAATGCTTCGTTTCTTTGCTCTTTTAGCAGATAAATCGCTGAACCTTAATATATTAAAGTGACACCATTTGATCGTCAACGAAAACAAACATTATTATAGtacagtatttatttaattccaacatttaataaataaaaagaataggaCCACAAAATAAAACTTGCAAACTGAATGAATATCACTCTATAATAACTAAaagtttattccctttttttcttcttctgacaaATATCGGCGCGTTGTGGAGACTAATTGGCTGACATCGTTTTGACGATCTCGCTCTCctcctgtacacacacacacacacacacactctccacgCGCTGCGAAGTATGCGAGTCGATTAACAGACCTTAAGCTGTCATGTTCCAAGACTCAAAAGTTGGGGGATATGATGGAGGTTAGCGTCATGAAAAGATGATGCCCTGCAATTGTGTCATTTCACATGACTGCCGGAGGCACAGGGGGGGAAGTTGGCTTATGAATGATTCAGGCCTGCAGCACATACAGTGTGTCAGCCCTCGGCCAAAGCCTTCATGTATAACTCCATCCACAACGGTTTCAGAAATTCCTGCCGCATTTATATTTTCTTAAGCAGGGGAGGATGATGGATCTTTGAAGAGCCCGTTGGAGCGACTGACTCGCGCAGACTgaataaacacactgagtgacGGAGTTGTGCAGATGAGGCACATGTAAATCAccgggtttgtttttttcagcggTTTGAACGCATCCTTTGCTGGATGTTTACCTCAAACGGCACTCGGCGTTTTGATTggcagggctttttttttttctctgaagcaGCCCGACGGATAAGgctttcgacttaaactaaccAAAGACAATCGGAGGCTTTCCCAGGTTAATCACATCCCGTAGGAATCCCCCATGGAGGCGGTTTTCAGGAAGTCACAATGCCTTTTCACTAAAGACTATGCACCATACAATACTTTGCCGTTTTC
The DNA window shown above is from Gasterosteus aculeatus chromosome X, fGasAcu3.hap1.1, whole genome shotgun sequence and carries:
- the LOC120809324 gene encoding tetraspanin-9 isoform X2, giving the protein MARGCLCCLKYMMFIFNLIFWLCGCGLLGVGIWLSVSQGSFATFSPSFPSLSAANMVIAIGAIVMVTGFLGCLGAIKENKCLLLSFFIVLLIILLAELILLILFFVYSDKVSENAKQDLKDGLALYNSDNNIGLRNAWNIIQAEWKCCGVIAYSDWHEALQEKMVPDRCCQEHYQDCGKNSTNMFWNRGCFEKVEEWLDDNKHLLGTIGMVILVVQLLGMAFSMTLFHHIHRTGKKYDA